In the Elizabethkingia bruuniana genome, AAATCAGATTTATTTTTGATCAGCTTTATGATTTTGAACATGAAAAATATTCTTTAAATACATCCATTACAGATCTGCAGGATATTCTTAAGGAAATACATAAAACAGCTCCACAGTTTACATTGAAACTGATTTATTCAAGTTTTAAGTTTTTGGACCCTAAAGGTGTTGATAAACAACTGGAAGCAGCTTTCCAACTTAAGAAAGAGTTTCCGGACATGATTACTGGATTTGATCTTGTTGCGGATGAAGCTGCCGGAAATAGCATTTATTACTTCCGTGAAAGCTGGATGAAACTAAATGACCTTTCAAAAAAATATGGTGTAGACATGCCACTTTTCCTTCATGCTGGTGAAAGCAATTCTGTTTTTAATAAAAATGTTCTGGATCTTGCATTACTCAACAACAAAAGAATAGGCCATGGTCTTAATCTCATCTATTTTCCAAAAACACTGGAACTGATTAAAAAACAAAACAAATTGGTTGAGGTAAGCCCGATCAGCAATCAGATTCTGGGATATGTCAGCGATATGAGAAATCACCCTGCAAGAGTGTTGTTAAGCAACGGAGTACAATGCTCTATTAATAGTGATGATCCGGGAGTATATGGTTACGAAGGACTTAGTTATGATTTCTGGGTTGCTTTTGTATACTGGGAATTAGATGTAAAGGCATTGAAAAAGTTAGTCTATAATTCGGTTAATTATTCTTCCTTAAACGAGAAAGAAAAGAAAGAGGCTATTCTCTATCTGGACAAGCAATGGATGGATTTTGTCACAAAGATGAATCAAAAACTGAATTAAGGCTATAGTAAATATATACCCGGCAATTAGTTACCTCTTAGTAACAGGGTAAATTTTTGTACAATGAAACAGCTAATTTTGTCATTTCATTTTTAAGTTATGAAAAAGCAAAGAACTGAATTGGGTCCGGACTGCAAAATGCACCTGCGTGGTGTGGAAGATACGGTATATTTATTGAGCGGAAAATGGAAAACCATTATCATCAGCCACTTATACTTTACCGGTAAAATGAGGTTTATGGACCTTAAAAGACAACTGGAAAAAGTAGCGGCAAAGACACTTTCAAAAGAGCTGAAAGAGCTTGAAATGAACAACCTTGTATCAAGAACCCAGAATAATACCATGCCGGTGACGGTCGATTATGAACTTACAGACTTTGGAAAAAGCCTTCATGATGTTATCGACACTATGTCCAAGTGGGGTATTAATTACAGAAAGGAACTACTCCAGAACGGAAATAAATAACTAAGAGATAAATATTACACCTCTGCTACTTCAGGAATTTCTTTAGTTTCATATTGTTTTTCCCAATCCTCAAGCATAAACAGAATAGGCAGCAGCGCCAGCCCTTTTTCAGTTAAGGTATACTCCACTCTTGGAGGCAGTTCTTTAAATTCAGCTCTGGTAATCAGTCCGTCCTGTTCCATTTCTCTCAACTGATCGGTAAGCACCTTTCGGGATATCACATGGATACGCGCTGCAATTTCTCCAAAACGCAGTGTACGATCTTTTATAACCCTTACGATTACTGGTTTCCATTTATTTCCTAGTGCCGACATTGCCTTTACCAGCGGACAATCACACTCTGCCATTCGTTTCTGTTTCATAAGTTACCTCTTTGTTACTATTGTTGGTTACAGCAAAGTTACCACTATTTTTAGTTAATAGGTACAAAAATGAATTATTATTAGTTACTTTGTGTAACAAAAGTAAAATCAACCTTATAAAAACTTTGTCAAAAAATGAATACAGACTCATTATTTAGTCCTTTTATTTATAAAAACCTTCATCTGAAAAACAGAATTGTAATGGCACCAATGACCCGTGCGCAGTCAGCTGCAGGAATCCCTACTCCTGAAATGGCCGGTTACTATTCCAGAAGAGCAGCCTCAGAAGTCGGGCTCATTCTTTCCGAAGGAACCGTGATCAACAGGCCTGCATCTAAAAATTTACTGAATATTCCCAATTTTTATGGTGATGAAGCATTACAGGGCTGGAAGAATGTAATTGATCAGGTGCATGCAGAAGGCGGGAAAATGGGACCACAAATATGGCATGTAGGTGATACCAGAATGAACAAAGAATATCCTGAAGTCGCTATGGAAGCTGCTGCTACAATGAGCATTGCTGATATAGAAGATACGATCAGACAATTTGCTGCTTCTGCAAAAGCCGCCAAAGACCTTGGCTTCGACTGTCTGGAAATTCATGGTGCACACGGATATCTTATCGATCAGTTTTTCTGGGAAGGTACCAATACCAGAACCGATGAATATGGCGGAAAAACATTAAAAGAAAGAAACCGTTTTGCTGTAGAAGTTGTAAAAGCTATAAGAGCAGCTGTTGGTGAAGATTTCA is a window encoding:
- a CDS encoding winged helix-turn-helix transcriptional regulator; its protein translation is MKKQRTELGPDCKMHLRGVEDTVYLLSGKWKTIIISHLYFTGKMRFMDLKRQLEKVAAKTLSKELKELEMNNLVSRTQNNTMPVTVDYELTDFGKSLHDVIDTMSKWGINYRKELLQNGNK
- a CDS encoding winged helix-turn-helix transcriptional regulator, which codes for MKQKRMAECDCPLVKAMSALGNKWKPVIVRVIKDRTLRFGEIAARIHVISRKVLTDQLREMEQDGLITRAEFKELPPRVEYTLTEKGLALLPILFMLEDWEKQYETKEIPEVAEV
- a CDS encoding adenosine kinase — its product is MMKKTLIYILLLGLPLTGNQHITAQELSYQQKISLLDKENQALNFDSDLKLSDAENALDRKLFQLRKEFLTETENQKIPLYSSSFNQIKPLIENSKLFDIIQSMPKGGLLHTHSGGITDAKWIIATVRKYKESYVYVQKDNDQYIFGQMAFFAKDNVPAGFVNLDEKLSSDPGFEKQLQELLLLKRDQLCNYTDYWIEFEKRFKRTGSLLSYRPFFKAYYLKGFQDLIKDNVQHVEIRFIFDQLYDFEHEKYSLNTSITDLQDILKEIHKTAPQFTLKLIYSSFKFLDPKGVDKQLEAAFQLKKEFPDMITGFDLVADEAAGNSIYYFRESWMKLNDLSKKYGVDMPLFLHAGESNSVFNKNVLDLALLNNKRIGHGLNLIYFPKTLELIKKQNKLVEVSPISNQILGYVSDMRNHPARVLLSNGVQCSINSDDPGVYGYEGLSYDFWVAFVYWELDVKALKKLVYNSVNYSSLNEKEKKEAILYLDKQWMDFVTKMNQKLN
- a CDS encoding NADH:flavin oxidoreductase, giving the protein MNTDSLFSPFIYKNLHLKNRIVMAPMTRAQSAAGIPTPEMAGYYSRRAASEVGLILSEGTVINRPASKNLLNIPNFYGDEALQGWKNVIDQVHAEGGKMGPQIWHVGDTRMNKEYPEVAMEAAATMSIADIEDTIRQFAASAKAAKDLGFDCLEIHGAHGYLIDQFFWEGTNTRTDEYGGKTLKERNRFAVEVVKAIRAAVGEDFTIIIRLSQWKQQDYKARLATTPAEMEEWLLPLKDAGVDIFHCSQRRFWEPEFEGSDLNFAGWAKKITGQPTITVGSVGLKGDFLSAFAGEGTEKTDLSELLRRLDRQDFDLVAVGRAILSDYQWVQKIKAGNTEELSDFSAESLKVLY